Part of the Chelonoidis abingdonii isolate Lonesome George unplaced genomic scaffold, CheloAbing_2.0 scaffold0681, whole genome shotgun sequence genome, ATTGCAGCATTTTGAAACAGCATTTATCATTTCCAGAATCTTTCTTTGGAGcacaatgagaaaaacaaaactaaaaaattcCATTAATTCCTTTAATACTGAAGGGTCTGAAATTTTATTGGCATTTTTGCTCAGGAGAATTATTTCTAGGGTTTCCTTCCTTGTGTTTAAATACCATAATCTGAGAGGAAGGAGTGCTTCATACTGGTTGGTAATCAATTGTGTCCTCAGTTGCTTCACCAAGCTTTCATTTGTTATTCAATATTCTCAAAAGGCCAAATAAACAATGTCAGATTTACTCCTCCAGTCTCAGAATAAAATGGTACAGGGAAAAGATTGTATACAATACCGGTCTCTGGGAAGCCGTCTTGTGCAGCGATGTTACATTCACTTTACGCAGAAAGCGCACTCCCCAAAGTTACATACATCAGCTTTTATCATTTGTATCAAGATGTTAGAAGTTACACCTACCTTTACATATCACTGAAATTATGCCCTTCAGTTTGACACCCTTCCCTAATCAAAGTGGTGAACTATTGCGGGGAACTTTcttggcttctgcactaccccaggaGAATCGATTAGTGAAAGGGTCTGAGTCCCTACTCCCAGTCCCTTTACCCAGAGGTTCACCTGAGCTTAAGGACACCCCTCCACTCTCCCATGTAGTAGAGTCCTTGTAACCTCACCGCAACTGGGCCTAGGATTATGCAGGTACTTATGAAAAGCCACCTTGTTTAAGTAAACTGCAGTATCCTCTGGTGGTCTGGAAGTGACAGAAAGGCTGAGTGACAATGTTTGGATGTGGGGGCTgatgggtgacattgaaaaaggttGGGTGATGGTGAGGGAGGGAATTCATCAACTCAAAGCGCAAATCCTGGGGATGAAGTTTATTAGGCTTTGAACTTCCACAATGCTGAGCTCAGTCAAACTGGGACAGAGCACCTTTGATTATCGAGGAGATAGCTTTCCCCTTCTTTTTGCACAGATTTCAAATCCGTGGAACAATGTGAGCACATTCTGAAGGTGCATTTGACCACTTTGTCACAAAGCTCTTTATTTTCGACCCCATAAACGATAGGGTTGAGCATGGAGGGAATGAGGAGATGGAGGTTGGCCAAGATGATGTGAACGTGGGGAGCGATGCTTTCATGAAGCCGGTATGTCAGAGTGGACAAGAGGCCTGTAGGATAAGAAATCAGCATGACAATGAGATGGGCTGTGCATGTGTTGAGGGCTTTCTCGTAGGCTTTCTTGGAGGAGATTCTGAGGACGGATCTGAAGATCAGACGGTAAAACAGGGCAATGAGCCTCAGGTCTAACCCCATAACTACAAATGCTGTCATCAAGCCGTATATCCTGTTGACTGTGATGTCTTCACACGACATCTTTGCCACAGCCACATGGTTACAGTAGGTATGGGGAATAACACGGTTGGCACAGAATGGCTGACTGCTCAGGAGCAGAGACATGGGCAGAATGAAGAGCACAGATCTTAAAAAACCCACTAGCCCTAGCTTAACTATTCGTGCATTGGTGAAGATGGTGGTGTATCTCAGATGGTTACATATGGCAACGTAGCGATCAAAGGCCATTGTCACAAGGATGGCTGAGTGCATCATAGTACCCGCATGAAGGAAgaacatctgggtgaggcagccACTCACTGTAATGCCTTTAAAACTGAACCCAAATATACACAATGCCTTTAGCACAATGGAGGTAGACGTTCTGATTTCTACAAGtgccagcatgcagagcagcaggtACGTCGGCTTGTGCAGGGTCTGTTCCTTGCCTACAACAAACAGAAGCATGACATTTCCCAACAGGCTGATAATGTAGAACATAGTAAAAGGGATGGAAATCCAGACATGAGCAGGTTCCAGGCCAGCGGTGCCCATTAGGATGAATGTTGAAGGGTCAGAGGAGGTGCGGTTGAAAAGTTCCATGAGATGGTTGAGGTCTCGATCAGGTTTAGAAAGGCTCAAAGGAAAGAAGTACAGGAATGGGGTTAcacaattaataattaataacatggtaaatattttatagttttaCCATCTAGAAAGGGGTTGAACAATGAGATGGCAAAAGTTACAGAAGGCACCACATTATTTAGGTCCTAGTCAAGTCCAGAGAGAAATCCTCAGAGGGAGCTAACCAAGCCAGGTGAATGGGCAGCAGGATTGGCAGTTCTTGAGCTGGAATGACGGCAGCATAGGCTGGGAACGAGAGTATAACAGGGGTCAGAATATGGTAGAATGAAGCAGCTGAGGGACAAAGTGTGATGTGTTTTCCCTCAAGGACCCACCTGGAACCAGGGTACCTCCGAGCCCACTGACTCACCAGCTGAGGCTCCCTCTCTCAGTGTGTTACTGGGACAGCTGCAAGACCTCCTCCCAGTCCTCCACCCCACCAACATCCCCCAGGCAGAGACACACCCAGCGGCAATTGTATGAAAGGCTCCCTGACCAGCCATTGCATGAAcaaacaatagagaggctacagcaAAATAACCTCCAGCCTCCCCAGGCTAGAACCTCAGAGCTGTATTGTCCTGCCCTGGCCAGACTCTGTGATCAATATGAATTTGTTAACCCAGTTCACCCTTCCTTCACTGAGGGAAGGacaatgcacacttgtggtaaaccaagctgagatttgGGCCCCAGACACTTCACCTAAAGGCAACCCCGGGTTTAGATTAAATTACAACCAAGTTTTATTTTCCTAATGGCTCATTGtgctgaataggcccttcccaaccaAGCCTTTCGAGACAAATTATCTGTCTAATGGGTGTTCTCCAGgtgtaaatacattttgaaattgcAAGAAATATTGTACATGTCAAGCATTGATACAGCCTACCAGCCCATGGACAAATAAGTGGGAGATCAGCTGTCTGAACTGCATCTGCAGAAAAGTGGAAGCCTGGCAACGTGCCCAGGAGCAGCTCAATCTGTTTTGCAGTGTATGAGAAACGGAAAAActctggtgggagggagagaggatgcTGAGACTAGGAGCCAGTGTGAATAAATTTGTGTGAATACACATACagaaatgggcaatgactgcctaggaaggagcactgtttGGAAAGGGGTCTGGGAGTCCATCTTAGTGGatcagaagctaaatatgagtcaacagtgaaaTGCTGtttgcaagaaaagcaaacaccattcttccactctactccacacctGATTAGGCTTGCTGGGA contains:
- the LOC116833206 gene encoding olfactory receptor 52P1-like, coding for MELFNRTSSDPSTFILMGTAGLEPAHVWISIPFTMFYIISLLGNVMLLFVVGKEQTLHKPTYLLLCMLALVEIRTSTSIVLKALCIFGFSFKGITVSGCLTQMFFLHAGTMMHSAILVTMAFDRYVAICNHLRYTTIFTNARIVKLGLVGFLRSVLFILPMSLLLSSQPFCANRVIPHTYCNHVAVAKMSCEDITVNRIYGLMTAFVVMGLDLRLIALFYRLIFRSVLRISSKKAYEKALNTCTAHLIVMLISYPTGLLSTLTYRLHESIAPHVHIILANLHLLIPSMLNPIVYGVENKELCDKVVKCTFRMCSHCSTDLKSVQKEGESYLLDNQRCSVPV